The Flavobacteriales bacterium sequence TGGTACAAGTACACGCTAACCTCAGCAGAAAAAAACAATATTTTGTTAACAAAGAGAAATTAAATCAAACAGAAATTAATGTACTAAATGGACAATACAATGACTTACCTAATGGTAAAGAGTTCCTAAATCCAAAACATGAATACAGTTACGATATTGACCTTTTTGGTGACGGTACTTTTTTCCAATACTTTAACCGTACAAGCACAGATGGAGGAAAATTAGCATTAGCAAACTTATTACAAGAAAATGCTACTCAAAATATCATCGAAAAACAGCATGCCATCCAAGAGCTAACGCCAGATTTAGAATGGCGACAACATTTTCTAGCAACTTCTTCTGCTATTGATAATGACTACGCCTCCCAAGATGTCATTGACTGGATCAGTACTTATCAAAGTTATATACCAAAAGCATTTATTCCTGTTTTAAAGTTATTTCCATTTGCTTCCATAATCATTATTCTATTGCTTTCTGTAAACATTATTCCAACAACGTTATTTATTGTTTGGTTTTCCATTGGTATGTTTATTACAGGAAGATATATTAGTAAAACAAACGAAGTTTACCAACAAGCCAATAAAGTGGTTGATACCATTAACGAATATGCAGAGCTCCTTGAAGTTATTGAATCCAAAGACTTTCAAGCTTCTATCAATTCAACTAAAAAAGAAGCGATTAAAACCAATACAACTCCTGCTTCAACAGTCTTAAAAAAGCTAGGAACTATTCTCAATCGCTTAAACAGTAGAAACAATTTGATCGTTGGAATACTAGGAAACTCATTATTTTTATGGGAACTAAACGCAGTTGCTCAACTCGAAAAATGGATTGAACAACACCAAAACACTGTAGCCAATTGGTTTGATACTATTTATTACTTTGATGCTCAACTCTCGTGTGCGAATTACAGTTTTAATCATCCGAATCATACTTACCCCCAATTAACCAAAGAGGCCATTATCCTCAAAGCCGCAGCCGTTGGCCATCCACTGATTAACACTAACAAACGGGTTAACAATAATGTAACCATTCGAGATAATAACTTTATTATTGTAACTGGTGCCAATATGGCTGGAAAGAGTACATTTTTAAGAACCATCTCCTTAAACATAATATTAGCTAATGCAGGTATGCCTGTATGCGCAAACCATTTTGAATATCGACCTATACAATTGATTACAAGCATGAGAACTTCTGATTCTTTAAAAGATGAAGAATCTTATTTCTTCTCTGAGCTAAAACGTTTAAAATTTATTGTTGAAAAGATAAAAACAGCGACCTACTTTATTATTTTGGATGAAATTCTTAAAGGAACCAATAGCAAAGACAAAGAAATTGGCTCAAAAAAGTTTGTTCAAAAATTAGTCTCTTCTGGGTCTACTGGGATTATTGCGACTCATGATTTGGCATTATGTACTATTTCAGACGAATACCCTCAAGTTATTAATCATTATTTTGACGCAGAAATTATAAATGACGAATTATCATTTGATTACAAAATGAAAAATGGTGTTTGTCAAAACATGAATGCTTCTTTTTTACTAAAGAAAATGGAAATTGTGTAAGGATATATCAACTTATACAACTATTCTTTAAAACCCAAACTTATGAATAAAATTATTGCTGCGATCACTTTATTAGCCACTTTTACAACAATAACATACTCACAAGCTCCTGTAGATGGTTTTAATAAAGGAAAGGGTAACGCCACAATAGTTGGAGCATTCTCCAATGAAAATTACACGAAATATTATGCTGCAAATGGTTTAAGGAACTTAAAAAGAGGAACCCAAGCCTATAGCTTTTTTGGTGTTGTAGGGGTCTCAGATAGATTTGATGTTCAAATGAGTTTACCATTTGTAGTGTCAGGCCCTGAACAAAGCTTACAAGACCTTTCCATCTATATGAAGTATGCTCTACTGAGTAAAGGGAAAACAAAGCTATTGGGAGCTTTAGGACAAGCTACTCCTTTAACAAATTATCAAACAGAGG is a genomic window containing:
- a CDS encoding DNA mismatch repair protein MutS, whose product is MDVNLLKRYETELHKAQDQIKVVKNKINSIVLARVLVFIGTILGCYFLSNHTPIVILLAITGSLVFVYLVQVHANLSRKKQYFVNKEKLNQTEINVLNGQYNDLPNGKEFLNPKHEYSYDIDLFGDGTFFQYFNRTSTDGGKLALANLLQENATQNIIEKQHAIQELTPDLEWRQHFLATSSAIDNDYASQDVIDWISTYQSYIPKAFIPVLKLFPFASIIIILLLSVNIIPTTLFIVWFSIGMFITGRYISKTNEVYQQANKVVDTINEYAELLEVIESKDFQASINSTKKEAIKTNTTPASTVLKKLGTILNRLNSRNNLIVGILGNSLFLWELNAVAQLEKWIEQHQNTVANWFDTIYYFDAQLSCANYSFNHPNHTYPQLTKEAIILKAAAVGHPLINTNKRVNNNVTIRDNNFIIVTGANMAGKSTFLRTISLNIILANAGMPVCANHFEYRPIQLITSMRTSDSLKDEESYFFSELKRLKFIVEKIKTATYFIILDEILKGTNSKDKEIGSKKFVQKLVSSGSTGIIATHDLALCTISDEYPQVINHYFDAEIINDELSFDYKMKNGVCQNMNASFLLKKMEIV